A single window of Mesotoga infera DNA harbors:
- a CDS encoding DUF554 domain-containing protein, producing MLNISVIVNTVAVIFGSMLGLLGGKFVKERYRKVFFNVIGLLTMGLGISMFLDTSSVLVVLGSLIIGGAIGEAFDLEEKIGRLAGNKSDDANFVKGFITASVLFVAGPMTVIGSLKAGLSGENELIYIKSLMDGISSVMLSAALGKGVLLSAAAVYLVQGGLVSLAGVLSFLQDPIYLGDFSGVGGLMLLALGIRLLEIKEIRVGNFLPALILSPILTWVSILFT from the coding sequence CGATGCTGGGCCTTCTGGGTGGAAAGTTTGTGAAAGAGCGTTACAGAAAGGTCTTTTTCAATGTAATTGGACTCCTGACTATGGGTCTGGGTATAAGTATGTTTCTTGATACGAGCAGCGTTCTCGTTGTTCTGGGTAGTCTCATTATCGGCGGAGCAATCGGAGAGGCTTTCGATCTGGAGGAAAAGATTGGAAGACTCGCAGGAAACAAGAGTGACGACGCAAACTTCGTTAAAGGTTTCATCACCGCCTCCGTCCTTTTCGTTGCCGGCCCCATGACGGTTATAGGTTCTCTCAAGGCTGGACTCTCGGGCGAAAATGAGTTGATTTACATAAAATCATTAATGGATGGGATCTCGTCCGTAATGCTCTCCGCAGCTCTAGGCAAGGGTGTGCTTCTCTCTGCCGCTGCCGTCTATCTGGTACAGGGCGGACTCGTGTCTCTTGCCGGAGTTCTTTCCTTCCTTCAGGATCCTATCTATCTGGGAGATTTCTCGGGGGTTGGAGGTCTTATGCTCCTTGCTCTGGGGATTAGACTGCTTGAGATAAAAGAAATCAGGGTCGGCAACTTCCTGCCGGCCCTGATACTCTCACCAATACTCACCTGGGTCTCTATTCTTTTCACCTAA
- a CDS encoding 2-oxoacid ferredoxin oxidoreductase (catalyzes the coenzyme A-dependent decarboxylation of 2-oxoacids, such as pyruvate and 2-oxoglutarate), translating to DPAWCPGCGNFPLRMNLASTLEEMGVDKSRFVMVTGIGQAAKMPHYLDVNFFNGLHGRSLPVAFAIKVVNPELTVIAESGDGDMYGEGGNHFIHGIRRNFDVSVLIHDNQIYGLTKGQGSPTTRKGQKTSVQLQGVINEPLNPLALAITMDAPFVGRSFIGDKEHFNKVVSAAIKHKGFSVVDIMQPCVTFNKVNTFKYYKERLYDVSEADSGYDPTDKANAFRKALEWDDKIPMGILYVNDKPTYHELHPVLKKGVVIAAEKTSIDISAELKTFR from the coding sequence TAGACCCCGCGTGGTGTCCAGGATGCGGAAACTTTCCCCTCAGAATGAATCTCGCGAGCACCTTGGAGGAGATGGGAGTAGATAAGTCCCGCTTTGTTATGGTAACCGGAATCGGGCAGGCTGCGAAGATGCCCCATTATCTCGACGTAAACTTTTTCAACGGCCTCCATGGAAGAAGCCTTCCAGTCGCCTTTGCGATAAAAGTCGTCAATCCCGAACTCACTGTAATTGCCGAGTCAGGAGACGGAGACATGTATGGAGAGGGTGGGAACCATTTCATTCATGGTATCCGTAGGAATTTCGACGTATCTGTCTTGATTCATGATAACCAGATCTATGGATTGACGAAGGGCCAGGGGTCGCCAACAACAAGAAAGGGTCAGAAGACGAGCGTACAACTTCAAGGCGTAATCAACGAACCCTTGAATCCACTTGCTCTGGCGATAACGATGGATGCTCCCTTTGTTGGAAGATCCTTTATCGGCGACAAGGAACACTTCAACAAGGTTGTTTCGGCAGCGATAAAGCATAAGGGTTTTTCAGTTGTTGATATAATGCAACCCTGCGTCACTTTCAATAAGGTGAACACCTTCAAGTACTACAAAGAAAGACTCTATGATGTTAGCGAAGCAGATAGTGGTTACGATCCGACAGACAAGGCAAATGCTTTCAGGAAGGCTCTCGAGTGGGACGATAAGATACCGATGGGTATTCTATACGTGAACGATAAGCCGACTTACCATGAACTTCATCCCGTTTTGAAGAAAGGCGTTGTTATTGCGGCGGAAAAGACATCGATCGATATCTCTGCCGAGCTCAAGACCTTTAGGTGA